A genome region from Micromonospora peucetia includes the following:
- the ppdK gene encoding pyruvate, phosphate dikinase — MATQETVEHKYVYAFAEGNKDLKDLLGGKGANLAEMTNLGLPVPPGFTITTEACKAYLATGAEPDGLADQIAAHLASLEQAMGKRLGDPEDPLLVSVRSGAKFSMPGMMDTVLNVGLNDRSVQGLARQAGGSGEQSTPGGADRFAWDSYRRLIQMFGKTVCEVPGEEFEHALDDVKRAKGTHNDLDLDADDLRGLVDAYKKIFSKHTGREFPQEPREQLDLAIRAVFESWNAERAVLYRRQERIPAELGTAVNVVAMVFGNLGPDSGTGVAFTRDPASGAQGIYGDYLANAQGEDVVAGIRNTVPLQDLERLDKQSYDDLLGIMARLEGHYKDLCDIEFTIERGKLWMLQTRVGKRTAAAAFVIAGQLVDEGLIDLDEALHRVNGAQLAQLMFPRFRLDHEFQPVAKGIGASPGAASGKVVFTSARAVELAAEGESVILVRRETNPDDLNGMIAAQGILTSRGGKTSHAAVVARGMGKTCVSGADEIEVNVPQRRFVVAGQTVVEGDVVSVDGTTGKVYLGEVPVMPSEVVQYFEGSLDPEHVDNALVRAVHRIMSHADARRRLAVRTNADTGADAARARRFGAEGIGLCRTEHMFLGDRRELVERLILARDNAEREASLAALLPLQRADFEEIFREMDGMPVTVRLIDPPLHEFLPPLEQLAVNVAVAQERGEDVAQEEALLAAVRRMHEENPMLGLRGVRLGLVIPGLFAMQVRAIAEAAVTVTRGGAVARPEIMVPLVGAVQELETVRAEAEKIIAEVVGDSGVEVLIGTMIEVPRAALTAGQIAEAAEFFSFGTNDLTQMGWGFSRDDVEGAFFWRYLELGIFGISPFESIDRDGVGRLVRIAAEEGRAARPGLKLGVCGEHGGDPDSVHFFHEVGLDYVSCSPFRVPVARLEAGRAAVETDGSDSR; from the coding sequence GTGGCAACGCAAGAGACGGTGGAACACAAGTACGTCTACGCCTTCGCCGAGGGCAACAAGGACCTCAAGGACCTGCTCGGCGGCAAGGGGGCCAACCTGGCCGAGATGACCAATCTCGGCCTGCCGGTCCCACCGGGCTTCACGATCACCACGGAGGCCTGCAAGGCGTACCTCGCCACCGGGGCGGAGCCCGACGGCCTGGCCGACCAGATCGCCGCGCACCTCGCGTCGCTGGAGCAGGCGATGGGCAAGCGCCTCGGTGACCCGGAGGACCCGCTGCTGGTCTCCGTCCGCTCCGGCGCCAAGTTCTCCATGCCCGGCATGATGGACACCGTCCTCAACGTCGGACTCAACGACCGCAGCGTCCAGGGGCTCGCCCGGCAGGCCGGCGGCTCGGGCGAGCAGTCCACCCCCGGCGGCGCGGACCGGTTCGCCTGGGACTCCTACCGCCGCCTGATCCAGATGTTCGGCAAGACGGTGTGCGAGGTGCCGGGCGAGGAGTTCGAGCACGCGCTCGACGACGTCAAGCGGGCCAAGGGCACCCACAACGACCTCGACCTCGACGCCGACGACCTGCGAGGGCTGGTCGACGCGTACAAGAAGATCTTCTCCAAGCACACCGGGCGGGAGTTTCCGCAGGAGCCGCGCGAGCAGCTCGACCTGGCCATCCGCGCGGTCTTCGAGTCGTGGAACGCCGAGCGCGCGGTGCTCTACCGCCGACAGGAGCGGATCCCGGCCGAACTCGGCACCGCGGTCAACGTGGTGGCGATGGTCTTCGGCAACCTCGGCCCGGACTCCGGCACCGGCGTCGCGTTCACCCGCGACCCCGCCAGCGGCGCCCAGGGCATCTACGGCGACTACCTGGCCAACGCGCAGGGCGAGGACGTGGTCGCGGGCATCCGCAACACCGTGCCGTTGCAGGACCTGGAGCGGCTGGACAAGCAGTCCTACGACGACCTGCTCGGCATCATGGCCCGGCTGGAGGGCCACTACAAGGACCTCTGCGACATCGAGTTCACCATCGAGCGCGGCAAGCTCTGGATGCTCCAGACCCGGGTCGGCAAGCGCACCGCCGCCGCGGCGTTCGTCATCGCCGGGCAACTCGTCGACGAGGGCCTGATCGACCTCGACGAGGCGTTGCACCGGGTCAACGGCGCGCAACTGGCGCAGCTGATGTTCCCGCGGTTCCGGCTCGACCACGAGTTCCAGCCGGTGGCGAAGGGCATCGGGGCGTCGCCGGGCGCGGCGTCGGGCAAGGTGGTCTTCACCTCCGCCCGCGCGGTCGAACTGGCCGCCGAGGGGGAGTCGGTGATCCTGGTCCGCCGGGAGACCAACCCCGACGACCTCAACGGCATGATCGCCGCCCAGGGCATCCTCACCTCCCGCGGCGGCAAGACCAGCCACGCCGCCGTGGTGGCGCGGGGCATGGGCAAGACCTGCGTCTCCGGTGCCGACGAGATCGAGGTCAACGTCCCGCAGCGCAGGTTCGTCGTCGCCGGGCAGACGGTCGTCGAGGGCGACGTCGTCTCCGTCGACGGCACCACCGGCAAGGTCTACCTCGGCGAGGTGCCCGTCATGCCGTCGGAGGTGGTGCAGTACTTCGAGGGCAGCCTCGACCCCGAGCACGTCGACAACGCGCTGGTCCGGGCCGTACACCGGATCATGTCGCACGCCGACGCCCGGCGGCGGCTGGCCGTACGCACGAACGCCGACACCGGCGCGGACGCCGCCCGGGCCCGGCGCTTCGGCGCGGAGGGCATCGGCCTCTGCCGCACCGAGCACATGTTCCTCGGCGACCGGCGTGAGCTGGTCGAGCGGCTGATCCTGGCCCGCGACAACGCCGAGCGGGAGGCCTCGCTGGCCGCGTTGCTGCCGTTGCAGCGGGCGGACTTCGAGGAGATCTTCCGGGAGATGGACGGGATGCCCGTCACCGTCCGGCTGATCGACCCGCCGCTGCACGAGTTCCTGCCCCCGCTGGAGCAGCTCGCGGTCAACGTGGCGGTCGCCCAGGAACGCGGCGAGGACGTCGCCCAGGAGGAGGCGCTGCTCGCCGCCGTCCGGCGGATGCACGAGGAGAACCCGATGCTGGGTCTGCGTGGCGTCCGCCTCGGCCTGGTCATCCCCGGCCTGTTCGCCATGCAGGTCCGGGCGATCGCGGAGGCCGCGGTCACCGTCACCCGCGGCGGTGCGGTGGCCAGACCGGAGATCATGGTCCCGCTGGTCGGCGCGGTGCAGGAGCTGGAGACGGTCCGCGCCGAGGCTGAGAAGATCATCGCCGAGGTGGTCGGGGACAGCGGCGTCGAGGTGTTGATCGGCACGATGATCGAGGTGCCCCGGGCGGCCCTGACCGCTGGTCAGATCGCCGAGGCGGCAGAGTTCTTCTCCTTCGGCACCAACGACCTGACCCAGATGGGTTGGGGCTTCTCCCGCGACGACGTCGAGGGTGCGTTCTTCTGGCGCTACCTGGAGCTGGGCATCTTCGGCATCTCGCCGTTCGAGTCGATCGACCGCGACGGGGTGGGCCGGCTGGTGCGGATCGCCGCGGAGGAGGGCCGGGCGGCCCGGCCGGGGCTGAAGCTCGGGGTCTGCGGCGAACACGGCGGCGATCCGGATTCGGTGCACTTCTTCCACGAGGTCGGCCTGGACTACGTGTCCTGCTCGCCCTTCCGGGTGCCCGTCGCCCGACTGGAGGCCGGCCGCGCGGCGGTCGAGACGGACGGCTCCGACAGCCGCTGA
- a CDS encoding siderophore-interacting protein has translation MTERPMKVTTARVLRTGRPTPHLVRLVVGGEELDGLPVGEFTDHYIKIVFPVPGVEYPSPMDLNAIRRELPRDQWPRQRAYTVRAWDASAGELTVDIVHHGDAGLGGPWAAALRPGDPVRFVGPGGAYAPSPDADWHLLVGDESALPAIAAALERLPAGAPATVFVEVSDPAEEQQLASPGTLNLTWLHRSDRPVGEALVAAVRALEFPPGEVHAFVHGEATFVKELRRLLRVERGVSRERLSISGYWRRGLDDEGWRASKSDWNRQVEAEESVAVPA, from the coding sequence ATGACGGAGCGCCCCATGAAGGTCACGACCGCCCGGGTACTGCGTACCGGGCGGCCCACGCCCCACCTGGTCCGGCTGGTGGTCGGCGGCGAGGAGTTGGACGGCCTGCCGGTGGGCGAGTTCACCGACCACTACATCAAGATCGTCTTCCCGGTGCCGGGCGTGGAGTATCCGAGCCCGATGGACCTCAACGCGATCCGTCGCGAACTGCCCCGGGACCAGTGGCCGCGGCAGCGCGCGTACACGGTGCGGGCCTGGGACGCGTCGGCCGGTGAGCTGACCGTCGACATCGTGCACCACGGCGACGCCGGGCTGGGCGGGCCGTGGGCAGCCGCGCTGCGCCCCGGCGACCCGGTGCGCTTCGTCGGCCCCGGTGGGGCGTACGCCCCGAGCCCGGACGCCGACTGGCATCTGCTGGTCGGCGACGAGAGCGCGCTGCCGGCCATCGCCGCCGCCCTGGAGCGGCTGCCCGCCGGCGCCCCGGCCACCGTGTTCGTCGAGGTCTCCGACCCGGCCGAGGAGCAGCAGCTGGCCAGCCCCGGCACGCTGAACCTGACCTGGCTGCACCGCAGCGACCGCCCCGTCGGGGAAGCCCTGGTCGCGGCCGTCCGCGCCCTGGAGTTCCCGCCCGGCGAGGTGCACGCCTTCGTCCACGGCGAGGCCACCTTCGTCAAGGAGTTGCGCCGCCTGCTCCGCGTCGAACGCGGCGTCTCCCGCGAGCGGCTCTCCATCTCCGGCTACTGGCGCCGGGGTCTCGACGACGAGGGCTGGCGCGCCAGCAAGTCCGACTGGAACCGGCAGGTGGAGGCCGAGGAGTCCGTCGCCGTCCCCGCCTGA
- the dusB gene encoding tRNA dihydrouridine synthase DusB: MTASTATALRPLTIGRHEVWPPVVLAPMAGITNVGFRQLCREQGGGIYVCEMITTIALVERNPKTLRMIAFGDDERPRSLQLYGTDPEITAAAVRIVVEKDLADHIDLNFGCPVPKVTRKGGGSALPWRRRLFARLVRAAVEAASPAGVPVTVKMRKGIDDDHLTYVEAGLAAQDAGVAAVALHGRTAAQRYSGTADWDAIATLKQALDVPVLGNGDIWEGDDALRMVAHTGVDGVVVGRGCLGRPWLFADLEAAFEGRPDRRLPNLGEVARTMRRHAELLVDQFTAGSRTPARGERDGCTDFRKHVAWYLKGFPVGSELRRELAMIESLAQLDDLLGKLDPTEPFPIATLGQPRGRTNSPGKVFLPEGWLASRDDDTVPEGAELADSGG; this comes from the coding sequence GTGACCGCTTCGACCGCGACCGCACTGCGCCCGTTGACCATCGGGCGGCACGAGGTGTGGCCGCCGGTGGTGCTCGCGCCGATGGCCGGCATCACCAATGTCGGCTTCCGGCAGCTCTGCCGGGAACAGGGCGGCGGCATCTACGTCTGCGAGATGATCACCACCATCGCGCTGGTCGAGCGGAACCCGAAGACGCTGCGCATGATCGCGTTCGGCGACGACGAGCGGCCCCGCAGCCTCCAGCTCTACGGCACCGATCCCGAGATCACCGCCGCCGCCGTGCGGATCGTGGTCGAGAAGGACCTCGCCGACCACATCGACCTCAACTTCGGCTGCCCGGTGCCCAAGGTCACCCGTAAGGGCGGCGGCTCGGCGCTGCCGTGGCGGCGCCGGCTCTTCGCGCGGCTGGTCAGGGCCGCGGTGGAAGCCGCGTCGCCCGCCGGGGTGCCGGTCACGGTCAAGATGCGCAAGGGCATCGACGACGACCACCTGACGTACGTCGAGGCGGGCCTCGCCGCCCAGGATGCCGGCGTGGCGGCGGTGGCCCTGCACGGGCGTACGGCCGCGCAGCGCTACTCCGGCACCGCGGACTGGGACGCCATCGCCACCCTCAAGCAGGCCCTCGATGTGCCGGTGCTCGGCAACGGTGACATCTGGGAGGGCGACGACGCGCTGCGGATGGTGGCGCACACCGGCGTCGACGGGGTGGTCGTCGGCCGTGGCTGCCTGGGCCGGCCGTGGCTCTTCGCCGACCTGGAGGCCGCCTTCGAGGGCCGTCCGGATCGCCGCCTGCCGAACCTCGGCGAGGTGGCCCGGACCATGCGCCGGCACGCCGAACTGTTGGTCGACCAGTTCACCGCCGGCTCCCGTACTCCTGCCCGGGGCGAGCGGGACGGCTGCACCGACTTCCGCAAGCACGTCGCCTGGTATCTCAAGGGCTTCCCGGTCGGCAGCGAGTTGCGCCGGGAACTGGCGATGATCGAGAGTCTGGCCCAGCTCGACGACCTGCTCGGCAAGCTGGACCCGACCGAGCCCTTCCCGATCGCCACGCTGGGCCAGCCGCGCGGTCGTACCAACTCACCCGGCAAGGTCTTCCTGCCCGAGGGCTGGCTGGCCAGCCGCGACGACGACACCGTTCCCGAGGGCGCCGAGCTGGCCGACTCCGGCGGCTGA
- a CDS encoding deoxyguanosinetriphosphate triphosphohydrolase yields the protein MSVHTGTDDPDVARRVGEPPKDTGYGRSAYERDRARVLHSAAFRRLAAKTQVHTAGTDDFLRTRLTHSLEVAQIAREMGARLGCDPDVVDTAGLAHDLGHPPFGHNGEDALDDLAAGCGGFEGNAQTLRVLTRLEAKVVAPDGTSAGLNLTRASLDAVSKYPWPRRRGQRKFGVYDDDLPLFAWLRAGGPGGDRRCLEAQVMDWADDVAYSVHDVEDGIHGGYVTLRPLLRDPQERAALCADVAATYSGESPADLGEVLLELLDDPVLAPLAGYDGSHRAQAALKATTSVLTGRFVSTVVAATQERHGPGPHRRYAADLVVPRRIRARCALLKGIALRYVMRRPGAGDRYRRQREVLAELVHALADRAPDGLDPVFAPLWSAAPDDAARLRVVVDQVASLTDPAAVAWHARVVRGAGRG from the coding sequence TTGAGCGTCCACACCGGGACGGATGATCCGGACGTCGCCCGCCGGGTCGGCGAACCGCCGAAGGACACCGGGTACGGGCGGTCGGCGTACGAGCGGGACCGCGCCCGGGTGCTGCACTCGGCGGCGTTCCGGCGGCTCGCCGCGAAGACCCAGGTGCACACGGCCGGCACCGACGACTTCCTGCGTACCCGGCTGACCCACTCGCTGGAGGTCGCGCAGATCGCCCGGGAGATGGGGGCCCGGCTGGGCTGCGACCCGGACGTGGTGGACACGGCCGGGCTCGCCCACGACCTCGGGCACCCGCCGTTCGGGCACAACGGCGAGGACGCGCTGGACGACCTCGCCGCCGGGTGTGGCGGCTTCGAGGGCAACGCGCAGACGCTGCGGGTGCTGACCCGGCTGGAGGCCAAGGTGGTCGCCCCGGACGGCACGTCCGCCGGCCTCAACCTGACCCGCGCCTCGCTCGACGCGGTCAGCAAGTATCCGTGGCCCCGCCGCCGGGGGCAGCGCAAGTTCGGGGTGTACGACGACGACCTCCCGCTCTTCGCCTGGCTGCGCGCCGGTGGCCCGGGTGGCGACCGGCGCTGCCTGGAGGCGCAGGTGATGGACTGGGCCGACGACGTCGCGTACTCGGTGCACGACGTCGAGGACGGCATCCACGGTGGATACGTGACGCTGCGTCCGCTGCTGCGTGATCCGCAGGAGCGGGCCGCCCTCTGCGCCGACGTCGCCGCCACCTACTCCGGCGAGTCCCCGGCCGACCTCGGGGAGGTGCTGCTGGAGCTGCTCGACGATCCGGTGCTCGCCCCGCTGGCCGGGTACGACGGCAGCCACCGCGCGCAGGCCGCGTTGAAGGCGACCACCAGCGTGCTGACCGGCCGCTTCGTCTCTACCGTGGTGGCGGCCACGCAGGAACGTCACGGCCCGGGTCCGCACCGCCGGTACGCCGCCGACCTGGTGGTGCCCCGGCGGATCCGGGCGCGGTGCGCGCTGCTCAAGGGCATCGCCCTGCGGTACGTGATGCGTCGCCCCGGCGCGGGGGACCGCTACCGGCGGCAGCGGGAGGTCCTGGCCGAGCTGGTGCACGCCCTGGCCGATCGGGCGCCGGACGGGTTGGATCCCGTCTTCGCCCCGCTGTGGTCGGCCGCGCCGGACGACGCGGCCCGGCTCCGGGTGGTTGTCGACCAGGTCGCCTCGCTGACCGACCCGGCAGCCGTCGCCTGGCACGCACGGGTGGTACGCGGTGCGGGGCGCGGTTAA
- a CDS encoding VOC family protein — protein sequence MSSAWESLTVDARDPARLARWWAEALGYQVVNEQPDEVEIRRSADHLPGVVFVPVADDKTTKNRLHIDLRPDDQEAEVERLVDMGARHVDVGQGDLGWTVLADPEGNEFCVLRQRED from the coding sequence ATGAGCAGCGCCTGGGAGAGCCTGACCGTCGACGCCCGGGACCCCGCCCGGCTCGCCCGCTGGTGGGCCGAGGCGCTGGGCTACCAGGTGGTGAACGAGCAACCGGACGAGGTGGAGATCCGCCGGTCCGCCGACCACCTGCCGGGCGTCGTCTTCGTGCCGGTCGCCGACGACAAGACGACCAAGAACCGGCTCCACATCGACCTGCGCCCCGACGACCAGGAGGCCGAGGTCGAGCGGCTGGTCGACATGGGGGCCCGGCACGTCGACGTGGGGCAGGGCGACCTCGGGTGGACCGTGCTGGCCGATCCGGAGGGCAACGAGTTCTGTGTGCTGCGGCAGCGTGAGGATTGA
- a CDS encoding roadblock/LC7 domain-containing protein, with translation MGTELQGLRWRRPEVTGTVLAGTDGLLISSDLPATDATHLAALAAASFGLGHRVADTVRHGEFRESVVRTSTGAVVTYPAGRNALLTLVADAGADLEELHADARAVARRTGSMLDTHRRIGATPVPEAHAALMARTSAGRLPRRVTPHAWRRPPI, from the coding sequence ATGGGAACGGAATTGCAGGGGCTGCGCTGGCGCCGCCCCGAGGTGACGGGCACGGTGCTGGCCGGCACGGACGGCCTGCTGATCTCCAGCGACCTGCCGGCGACGGACGCCACGCACCTGGCGGCGCTCGCGGCGGCCAGCTTCGGCCTCGGCCACCGGGTGGCCGACACGGTGCGGCACGGCGAGTTCCGGGAATCGGTGGTCCGCACCTCGACCGGCGCGGTCGTCACCTACCCCGCTGGGCGCAACGCCCTGCTGACCCTGGTCGCCGATGCCGGCGCCGACCTGGAGGAGTTGCACGCCGACGCGCGGGCGGTGGCCCGGCGCACCGGCTCGATGTTGGACACCCACCGCCGGATCGGGGCGACGCCGGTGCCCGAGGCGCACGCCGCACTCATGGCCCGCACCTCGGCCGGCCGGCTCCCCCGGCGCGTCACCCCCCACGCCTGGCGCCGCCCGCCGATCTGA
- a CDS encoding C39 family peptidase, translating to MRTDIFRKTALTAAGLAFTGGAIAGPITAAHAAPTPTEGKPVSVSQDRKNSERELDVRYEAQPNFFYCGPAAARNALSVQGKNIDVDAMAKRMGTTEAGTNSINDITPVLNKETGKDAYRSVEIREPKADDKQTDTLRTDIVKAVDEGHAVVANIAGTATDTDGTTHSFEGGHYISVVGYRDNGNTVTISDSADPNQASYRMNVDNLADWIATRGYTS from the coding sequence ATGCGTACCGACATCTTCCGCAAGACCGCCCTGACCGCCGCCGGGCTCGCCTTCACCGGCGGCGCCATCGCCGGCCCCATCACCGCCGCCCACGCCGCCCCCACCCCCACCGAGGGCAAGCCGGTGTCGGTCAGCCAGGACCGCAAGAACAGCGAGCGGGAACTCGACGTCCGCTACGAGGCCCAGCCGAACTTCTTCTACTGCGGCCCCGCCGCCGCCCGCAACGCCCTGAGCGTGCAGGGCAAGAACATCGACGTCGACGCCATGGCCAAGCGAATGGGCACCACCGAAGCCGGCACCAACTCCATCAACGACATCACCCCCGTCCTGAACAAGGAAACCGGCAAGGACGCCTACCGCTCCGTGGAGATCCGCGAGCCCAAGGCCGACGACAAGCAGACCGACACCCTACGCACCGACATCGTCAAGGCCGTCGACGAGGGCCACGCCGTGGTCGCCAACATCGCCGGCACCGCCACCGACACCGACGGCACCACCCACTCCTTCGAAGGCGGCCACTACATCAGCGTCGTCGGCTACCGCGACAACGGCAACACCGTGACGATCTCCGACTCGGCCGACCCCAACCAGGCCTCCTACCGGATGAACGTCGACAACCTCGCCGACTGGATCGCCACCCGCGGCTACACCTCCTGA
- a CDS encoding beta-N-acetylhexosaminidase — protein MPTAPTADPEPLDPSRAPANERSARHPDLPGHPDLPGHEPAAAELARAATRAAGDLLAAPARTAEDLPALPARTADDLPALPTRTADDQSPRLAPTADDLPTLPARTRLGDVVPAPERVTPVPDADFVLTADAVIRVSADAAARTVAGQLAALLRPATGHPLPVTDAARPDPAGGITLALVDSDDLGREGYRLEVTSDGVRIEAATPAGLFFGAQTVRQLLPPAIESPTPVAERWTLPGGSITDRPRFPYRGAMLDVARHFFGVPDVLRVIDHLARYKLNHLHLHLTDDQGWRIAVDSWPRLAEVGGANEVGGGPGGHYTRDDYRRIVAYAAERHVTVVPEIDLPGHTHAALSAYGELAPDRVAPPPYTGTEVGFSYVDPTSERTYEFVADVLAEIAALTPGPWLHIGGDEAFKVRPDTYADFVERAQRIVADTGRTVVGWHQIAPAAHAEGRVLQWWGTTGDDPVTADAVQRGARVVLSPANHAYLDMKYAPDTPIGHDWAGLIDLPRAYDWDPGAHLTDVPADAVLGVEAPLWTESITSLAEVEFMIFPRLPALAELGWSPRATHDWAGFRGRLAGHGPRWTAAGIAFHRSPEIPWPAGRPAPAGSPATIPTQPGPEEVAVPTPSA, from the coding sequence GTGCCCACCGCGCCCACCGCCGACCCGGAGCCGCTCGACCCGTCCCGCGCCCCCGCGAACGAGCGGTCGGCCAGGCACCCCGACCTACCCGGCCACCCCGACCTACCCGGCCACGAACCGGCCGCCGCCGAGCTCGCCCGGGCGGCGACCCGGGCCGCCGGCGACCTGCTCGCCGCCCCGGCCCGGACCGCCGAAGACCTGCCCGCGCTACCGGCCCGGACCGCCGACGACCTGCCCGCGCTACCGACCCGGACCGCCGACGATCAGTCACCCCGGCTGGCCCCGACCGCCGACGACCTGCCCACCCTGCCGGCCCGGACCCGGCTGGGCGACGTCGTGCCCGCCCCGGAGCGGGTCACGCCGGTCCCGGACGCCGATTTCGTGCTCACCGCCGACGCGGTGATCCGGGTGAGCGCCGACGCCGCCGCCCGCACGGTCGCCGGGCAGCTCGCCGCCCTGCTCCGACCAGCAACCGGGCACCCGCTGCCGGTGACCGACGCCGCCCGGCCAGACCCGGCCGGCGGCATCACCCTGGCGCTGGTCGACTCCGACGACCTCGGCCGCGAGGGCTACCGGCTGGAGGTGACGTCCGACGGGGTACGGATCGAGGCCGCCACCCCGGCCGGGCTCTTCTTCGGCGCACAGACGGTGCGGCAACTCCTGCCCCCGGCCATCGAGAGCCCGACGCCGGTCGCCGAGCGCTGGACACTGCCCGGCGGGTCGATCACCGACCGGCCCCGGTTCCCCTACCGGGGCGCGATGCTCGACGTGGCCCGGCACTTCTTCGGCGTACCGGACGTGCTGCGGGTGATCGACCACCTGGCCCGCTACAAGCTCAACCACCTGCACCTGCACCTCACCGACGACCAGGGCTGGCGGATCGCGGTCGACTCCTGGCCCCGGCTGGCCGAGGTCGGCGGGGCGAACGAGGTGGGCGGAGGGCCGGGCGGGCACTACACCCGCGACGACTACCGGCGGATCGTGGCCTACGCCGCCGAACGGCACGTCACCGTGGTGCCGGAGATCGACCTGCCGGGGCACACCCACGCGGCGCTGAGCGCGTACGGCGAACTGGCCCCGGACCGCGTCGCGCCGCCGCCGTACACCGGCACCGAGGTCGGCTTCAGCTACGTCGACCCGACCAGCGAGCGGACGTACGAGTTCGTCGCCGACGTGCTGGCCGAGATCGCGGCGCTCACCCCCGGGCCGTGGCTGCACATCGGAGGCGACGAGGCGTTCAAGGTGCGCCCCGACACGTACGCGGACTTCGTCGAGCGGGCCCAGCGCATCGTCGCCGACACCGGCAGGACGGTGGTGGGCTGGCACCAGATCGCGCCCGCCGCACACGCCGAGGGGCGGGTGCTCCAATGGTGGGGCACCACGGGCGACGACCCGGTCACGGCAGACGCCGTACAGCGGGGCGCGCGGGTCGTCCTCTCCCCCGCCAACCACGCCTACCTCGACATGAAGTACGCCCCGGACACTCCCATCGGGCACGACTGGGCCGGCCTGATCGACCTGCCCCGGGCGTACGACTGGGACCCCGGTGCCCACCTGACCGACGTGCCCGCCGACGCGGTGCTCGGGGTGGAGGCACCGCTGTGGACCGAGTCCATCACCTCCCTGGCCGAGGTCGAGTTCATGATCTTCCCGCGCCTGCCCGCGCTCGCCGAGCTGGGCTGGTCACCCCGTGCGACGCACGACTGGGCCGGGTTCCGCGGCCGGCTGGCCGGGCACGGCCCACGCTGGACCGCCGCCGGCATCGCCTTCCACCGCTCGCCGGAGATCCCCTGGCCGGCAGGACGGCCGGCTCCCGCCGGCTCCCCGGCGACGATCCCCACCCAGCCCGGCCCCGAGGAGGTTGCCGTGCCCACCCCGTCCGCCTGA